In Clostridium sp. SY8519, one genomic interval encodes:
- a CDS encoding helix-turn-helix transcriptional regulator produces the protein MESGKQLTELRTSTGMNRKEFCEYFGIPYRTMTDWELGNRHMPEYLFRLMAYKVKMEHPDSLLENPPLTK, from the coding sequence ATGGAGAGCGGAAAGCAATTAACAGAACTTCGCACAAGCACTGGGATGAACAGGAAGGAATTCTGCGAATATTTTGGAATTCCGTACCGGACGATGACTGACTGGGAGCTTGGAAACCGCCACATGCCGGAGTATCTTTTCAGGCTGATGGCTTATAAGGTCAAAATGGAACATCCGGATTCTCTTCTTGAGAATCCTCCGCTTACCAAATAG
- a CDS encoding cysteine desulfurase, whose product MEQANRWRADFPVLSETVHGKRLVYLDNAATSQVPTKVLERLKQHYETEHANIHRGIHYLSELSTGAVEDARKKVNDFLNGEASKCVIFTSGTTDSIHLVSASYRETLYPGQGIMVTELEHHSNYVPWQQACKLSGADFYVCPQKDGELDLDGMEQLLKEHEIALVAAAHVTNLTGTVNSIQEIVKLAHRYGAKVLIDGAQGILHEGIDVSEADCDYYCFSGHKMLAPTGIGVLYGKSEALETLQKVRYGGGMVDLVTQPLTTWASLPHCLEAGTPNISGIIGLGAAIDYIIEHDPLKMRAWERELLVYAEQELLKIEGLSVMGHPGRRSGALSMDIEGVHPFDLASMADKMGVALRSGNLCAQPALASLGYEKAIRLSPAFYNTKEEIDQCRKAFERIIPMLRKFAD is encoded by the coding sequence ATGGAACAGGCAAACAGATGGAGAGCAGACTTTCCGGTTCTGTCAGAGACGGTTCATGGAAAAAGGCTGGTATATCTGGATAATGCGGCAACAAGTCAGGTTCCGACCAAGGTCCTGGAAAGGCTGAAACAGCATTATGAAACAGAGCATGCCAATATTCACAGAGGCATTCACTATCTGAGTGAACTTTCAACCGGGGCAGTGGAAGACGCGCGAAAGAAGGTGAATGACTTTTTGAATGGAGAGGCTTCGAAGTGTGTGATTTTTACCTCAGGTACCACGGACAGCATCCATCTTGTATCGGCCTCTTATCGGGAAACATTGTATCCGGGGCAGGGAATTATGGTCACAGAACTGGAGCATCATTCCAATTATGTACCATGGCAGCAGGCCTGTAAATTATCTGGAGCGGATTTTTATGTATGTCCGCAAAAGGATGGTGAGCTTGATCTGGATGGGATGGAGCAACTTTTAAAAGAACATGAGATCGCTTTGGTTGCGGCGGCCCATGTGACAAATCTTACAGGAACAGTGAATTCCATCCAGGAGATTGTAAAGCTTGCGCACCGATATGGTGCAAAAGTTCTGATCGACGGTGCACAGGGAATACTCCATGAAGGGATTGATGTGTCAGAGGCAGATTGTGATTATTACTGTTTTTCCGGCCACAAGATGCTTGCGCCAACCGGAATAGGTGTGCTGTATGGAAAAAGCGAGGCTCTGGAAACCCTGCAGAAGGTCCGTTACGGTGGAGGCATGGTCGATCTTGTGACTCAGCCGCTGACAACGTGGGCATCTCTGCCCCATTGTCTGGAGGCAGGTACACCGAATATATCCGGGATCATTGGACTGGGCGCAGCGATAGATTATATCATAGAACACGATCCGCTGAAGATGCGTGCCTGGGAGAGGGAACTTTTAGTATATGCGGAACAGGAGCTGTTGAAAATCGAAGGGCTGTCTGTTATGGGACATCCCGGGAGGCGGTCGGGTGCCTTATCCATGGATATAGAGGGGGTGCATCCTTTTGACCTGGCCAGCATGGCGGATAAAATGGGTGTAGCGCTTCGCTCCGGTAATCTGTGCGCACAGCCGGCATTGGCAAGTTTGGGATATGAAAAGGCGATTCGTCTGTCGCCGGCTTTTTATAATACAAAAGAGGAAATTGATCAGTGCAGGAAGGCGTTCGAGAGAATTATTCCAATGCTGAGAAAATTTGCAGATTGA
- a CDS encoding helix-turn-helix domain-containing protein: protein MHKLTLNIFLDELKLPYEPSVCSDKNPTFESISLFNPNLPPIAESLTIGLLTQLVRVAPLYPNRTFLCIRDRFPDAEEGITANMIILKTNLPLAAVFNKALSIFSLYQNWNQQMEVSAAKAEGLQALMDLSESILKNHIDIMDESFKLLSYTKNIEIDDPITNALLQNGYHPEETVEKFRSLRRFEQFETEKDMIISDDHKLCDYVTIKKIFHRNGHPVLYIVMHCNHREANNGLYDAFRMLFSYVESYMPRDGASSAAFAASHRYLRELINGNISSIDEAITRAAYATIPFYQDYLLYQITFDDNFNTPLARLAVSLNERLPFSYVLTHNRNILVISSCRDNRDHSETVLSLISQIISNFPHSIGISNRFHNLWELSTALEQSGCALEYGAHIRKAYLNKGQTLPKEFTFEDCLLTLLVAKSYNSSPEIFKNSFMFQSVRTIIDYDKQHHTNLLETLKTYLMLHQKATDTGKRLHLHRNTVLYHIERIEQMLHVSLTDPQVCIKLQLGIEFYRSQMLDLHM from the coding sequence ATGCACAAACTTACTTTAAACATATTTCTTGATGAATTGAAGCTTCCTTATGAACCATCTGTCTGTTCAGATAAAAATCCAACTTTTGAAAGCATTAGTCTATTCAATCCGAATTTGCCCCCGATAGCCGAAAGTCTGACCATCGGTCTGCTCACACAGCTTGTCCGGGTTGCGCCGCTATACCCAAATCGTACTTTTCTATGTATTCGAGATCGATTTCCTGACGCAGAAGAAGGCATCACAGCTAACATGATCATTCTAAAGACCAATCTGCCCCTGGCAGCTGTCTTCAATAAGGCTTTGTCTATATTTTCTCTTTATCAGAACTGGAATCAGCAAATGGAAGTTTCCGCTGCCAAGGCAGAAGGACTGCAAGCACTTATGGATCTCTCCGAAAGTATCCTCAAAAATCATATCGATATTATGGATGAATCTTTTAAACTGCTAAGCTATACAAAAAACATCGAAATTGATGACCCCATCACCAATGCCCTGCTTCAGAATGGTTATCATCCAGAAGAAACCGTTGAAAAGTTCCGCTCTCTGCGGCGATTTGAACAATTTGAAACCGAAAAAGACATGATCATTTCCGATGATCACAAACTCTGTGATTATGTAACAATCAAAAAAATTTTTCACCGAAACGGACATCCTGTTTTGTATATTGTCATGCACTGTAATCACAGAGAAGCAAACAACGGACTCTATGATGCATTTCGTATGCTTTTTTCTTACGTTGAGTCCTATATGCCCAGAGACGGCGCTTCGTCAGCAGCTTTTGCGGCTTCCCATCGATACCTTCGTGAACTAATCAACGGAAATATTTCCAGTATTGATGAAGCGATTACCAGGGCGGCTTACGCTACGATTCCCTTTTATCAGGATTATCTGCTGTATCAGATTACCTTTGATGATAATTTCAATACACCACTGGCACGGCTTGCCGTCAGTCTCAATGAGCGTCTTCCCTTCTCCTACGTGCTGACGCACAACCGTAATATTCTGGTCATATCATCCTGTAGAGACAACAGGGATCATAGTGAAACCGTGCTATCACTTATTTCTCAGATTATAAGCAATTTTCCTCATTCAATTGGCATCAGCAACCGGTTTCATAATCTCTGGGAACTGAGCACAGCACTGGAACAATCCGGCTGCGCGCTGGAATATGGCGCACATATACGCAAAGCATATCTGAACAAGGGGCAGACTCTGCCAAAAGAGTTTACGTTTGAGGATTGCCTTTTAACCCTCTTAGTCGCCAAAAGTTATAACAGTTCACCGGAAATATTTAAAAACAGTTTTATGTTTCAATCTGTTCGCACGATCATTGACTATGACAAACAGCATCATACCAATCTTTTAGAGACACTTAAAACCTATTTGATGCTGCATCAAAAAGCAACTGATACAGGCAAGCGATTACATCTTCACCGAAATACGGTTTTGTATCATATAGAGCGAATCGAGCAGATGCTTCATGTCTCACTTACAGATCCGCAAGTTTGCATTAAACTTCAATTAGGTATCGAATTCTATCGTTCTCAAATGCTGGATTTGCATATGTAA
- a CDS encoding 4Fe-4S binding protein, whose translation MQENRKNRTITKNGCQTAAGRTTARVKITSKAARRKNTSNTARRKIRPKTARMLQEWFRILVQIMFFLAAPSVYSAAFSAAKHALSAMGAGVPLEWTGFTVQFLVVVVYTILFGRFFCGWACAFGAVNDWIYRFSQWVQKKTGRHLPEIPERAAGILSKMKFVVLIGLLALCFFQRETAITANSPWTVFALLRARHFELAGNTIGIVLLLAMLVGMAFQERFFCRFFCPMGAIFALLPYLPFFHLTRHADQCPDSCRACKNTCPVDLHISADGKNMGECIRCGRCSGICPRGNITSWGKLKGNEWWMDLAKAGGLYLLFWVLQV comes from the coding sequence ATGCAGGAAAACAGAAAGAACAGAACAATTACGAAAAACGGCTGCCAGACAGCGGCAGGGAGGACGACGGCGCGTGTGAAAATTACGTCAAAGGCTGCGCGTAGGAAAAACACGTCAAATACTGCGCGTAGGAAAATCAGGCCAAAGACCGCGCGCATGCTGCAGGAATGGTTTCGAATTCTGGTGCAGATCATGTTTTTCCTTGCGGCGCCGTCCGTGTATAGTGCGGCGTTTTCCGCAGCGAAACATGCGCTGTCGGCAATGGGAGCAGGTGTTCCGCTGGAGTGGACCGGGTTTACGGTACAATTTCTGGTCGTTGTGGTTTACACGATTCTGTTTGGCCGCTTTTTTTGCGGCTGGGCATGCGCCTTCGGCGCAGTGAACGACTGGATCTACCGGTTTTCCCAATGGGTGCAGAAAAAAACAGGGCGTCATCTGCCTGAAATTCCGGAACGGGCAGCAGGGATCCTTTCAAAGATGAAGTTTGTGGTATTGATCGGACTGCTGGCACTTTGTTTTTTCCAGAGGGAGACTGCGATCACGGCAAACAGCCCCTGGACGGTGTTCGCGCTGCTCCGGGCGCGCCATTTCGAACTGGCGGGGAATACAATCGGGATTGTCCTTTTGCTGGCCATGCTTGTGGGGATGGCGTTTCAGGAACGCTTCTTCTGCCGTTTTTTCTGCCCGATGGGAGCGATCTTCGCCCTTCTTCCGTACCTTCCGTTTTTTCATCTGACACGTCATGCGGACCAGTGCCCGGATTCGTGCCGCGCATGTAAAAACACATGCCCGGTGGATCTGCATATCAGCGCAGACGGAAAGAATATGGGGGAGTGCATCCGCTGCGGCCGCTGCAGCGGAATCTGCCCGAGGGGAAATATAACCTCATGGGGAAAATTAAAAGGAAATGAGTGGTGGATGGATCTGGCAAAAGCAGGCGGACTTTATTTGTTGTTTTGGGTGCTGCAGGTATAG
- a CDS encoding FMN-binding protein encodes MKRFRDIFNHGKPFFPAAFVALAAAVGFFITKPELNEIAWPAAPSETASAKEASSGGTANKTRAGKKRQAAVSSKKTTAGSALENSSFEVTEWKDGTYTGSARGYGGTITAQVTIKNGKIASIDLVSHAGETPSYFAKAKAVVNRILKKQTPNVDTVSGATYSSNGIREAVKAALKKAAGGLDDSSDKEEKSAAKKPTASKKQTVAKLPDGKPADGTYQASAVCEQGRRFRYQVTVTAKFKGGKLIKVTLSTTDNGANKDYINQAWKSLKSQILADQNGSVDVVSGATYTSNAIQEAYLSAYKKAVEAGGGTVKTPVKEIEQSQTAANQTESSVTDTASDENSDSQTTQKPADPKNASYSVTASVDADDAVRSGQDGMFYNYKISGVVTFQNGVLADITNIKVIYSSNIAGEYEDDIFYTEKAAAGIVARMTAANSADVDVVSGATCSSKAIMRLYQEVYRQMTEVETEQN; translated from the coding sequence ATGAAAAGATTTCGAGACATATTCAACCATGGAAAACCGTTTTTTCCGGCGGCATTTGTTGCGTTAGCTGCAGCGGTCGGTTTTTTTATCACAAAACCGGAACTCAATGAAATTGCCTGGCCGGCGGCGCCGTCTGAAACTGCTTCTGCAAAAGAAGCATCTTCCGGCGGAACAGCAAATAAAACGCGGGCGGGAAAAAAGCGACAGGCAGCAGTTTCTTCCAAGAAAACAACTGCAGGAAGCGCCTTGGAAAACAGCAGTTTTGAAGTGACTGAATGGAAAGACGGAACCTACACCGGCAGTGCCAGGGGATACGGCGGAACAATCACTGCGCAGGTAACCATTAAAAACGGAAAGATTGCTTCCATTGACCTGGTATCGCACGCTGGTGAAACGCCGTCTTATTTCGCAAAGGCGAAAGCAGTCGTAAACAGGATTTTGAAAAAGCAGACCCCGAATGTGGATACGGTGTCAGGCGCAACATATTCCTCTAATGGCATACGGGAGGCAGTCAAAGCAGCATTAAAAAAGGCAGCCGGCGGTTTAGATGACAGCTCGGACAAAGAGGAGAAGAGTGCCGCAAAGAAACCAACGGCATCGAAGAAGCAGACAGTGGCGAAACTGCCGGACGGCAAACCGGCAGACGGCACTTACCAAGCAAGTGCCGTCTGCGAGCAGGGAAGGCGCTTCCGGTATCAGGTGACGGTAACTGCGAAATTTAAGGGCGGCAAGCTGATAAAAGTTACACTTTCCACAACGGATAACGGCGCGAATAAAGATTACATCAATCAGGCGTGGAAGTCTCTGAAAAGTCAGATTCTGGCGGACCAGAATGGATCCGTCGATGTGGTTTCCGGAGCGACGTATACTTCAAACGCGATACAGGAGGCATATTTATCAGCATATAAAAAAGCGGTGGAAGCCGGTGGGGGAACCGTTAAAACCCCGGTCAAGGAAATCGAACAGAGCCAGACAGCAGCAAATCAGACGGAATCTTCGGTGACAGATACGGCATCAGACGAGAATTCTGATTCACAGACAACCCAGAAACCCGCGGATCCGAAGAACGCATCTTATTCCGTGACAGCATCTGTGGATGCGGATGACGCGGTTCGCAGCGGACAGGACGGGATGTTCTACAATTATAAAATCTCAGGGGTGGTGACATTTCAAAACGGCGTATTGGCTGATATTACGAATATTAAAGTGATCTACAGTTCCAACATCGCGGGGGAATATGAAGATGACATCTTTTATACGGAAAAAGCGGCCGCTGGTATTGTTGCCCGGATGACAGCGGCAAACAGTGCGGATGTGGACGTGGTATCCGGCGCGACCTGCTCGTCTAAGGCAATCATGCGGCTGTATCAGGAAGTCTATCGGCAGATGACAGAGGTAGAAACAGAGCAGAACTAG
- a CDS encoding 4Fe-4S dicluster domain-containing protein — protein MRKYTLPIIMLLIFETAAVTLWLTKDNLFYLFNFSYIGIAVFLGIVLFIKKYKYARRVVQLLVGLYMLVYLGLICNENMQIEGFWYYLFNGVFEAATVHYAVAKIFGPLIFGRGWCGYACWTAMVLDFLPWKVPKHPRKKIGWIRYITFAASLIFVGSLFLARAGNIERIMFRAFIIGNVLYYAVGIILSYAFKDNRAFCKYICPITVFLKPMSFFSLIRVKCDQRKCISCGICRQICPMNVDVTDNLRKRSNGTECILCMECVRNCPEDAL, from the coding sequence GTGAGAAAATACACGTTACCAATCATAATGCTGCTCATATTTGAGACAGCAGCAGTTACCCTATGGCTGACGAAGGATAATTTGTTTTACCTGTTCAATTTCAGCTATATCGGGATCGCTGTCTTTCTCGGAATCGTTCTCTTTATAAAGAAATACAAGTACGCAAGACGCGTGGTCCAGCTTCTGGTCGGATTGTATATGCTCGTCTACCTGGGACTGATATGTAATGAAAATATGCAGATAGAGGGCTTCTGGTACTATCTTTTCAATGGCGTTTTTGAGGCGGCGACTGTTCATTATGCGGTGGCAAAGATTTTTGGTCCGTTGATCTTCGGCAGAGGCTGGTGCGGCTACGCGTGCTGGACGGCCATGGTGCTGGATTTTCTGCCCTGGAAAGTTCCGAAGCATCCGAGGAAGAAGATCGGATGGATACGGTATATTACATTTGCAGCATCCCTGATTTTTGTGGGATCGCTGTTTCTTGCAAGAGCCGGGAATATCGAAAGGATCATGTTCCGGGCTTTTATAATTGGCAATGTGCTGTATTATGCAGTCGGCATTATTCTCTCGTATGCATTTAAGGACAACCGTGCGTTCTGCAAATACATCTGCCCGATCACCGTGTTTTTGAAACCAATGAGTTTCTTCTCATTGATCAGGGTAAAGTGTGATCAGAGAAAATGTATATCCTGCGGGATATGCAGGCAGATATGTCCGATGAATGTGGATGTTACCGACAATTTGAGAAAACGATCTAACGGAACGGAATGTATCCTGTGTATGGAATGTGTCAGGAACTGTCCGGAGG
- a CDS encoding SufE family protein, with amino-acid sequence MLDTAIESGSIREIEDTYIEDLNLLEDWFLQYEYLLELSRELPRIPAEERTDDLRVKGCQSAMWIKLSYEKGRVYITGDSEALIIRGILAVIISLLNGRTPEEILSYEPRFIKETNIAKEISTDRFDGLHSVVRDIQLYAGRQINGCEKPQGAGNPNSE; translated from the coding sequence ATGCTTGATACAGCCATAGAGTCAGGGTCTATCAGGGAGATTGAGGATACTTATATTGAGGATCTGAACCTATTAGAGGACTGGTTTCTTCAATATGAATATCTGTTGGAACTTTCAAGAGAACTTCCAAGGATTCCGGCTGAGGAGCGGACGGATGATCTGCGGGTTAAGGGCTGTCAGTCCGCGATGTGGATAAAGCTGTCTTACGAAAAGGGACGTGTTTATATTACGGGTGACAGCGAGGCGTTGATCATCAGGGGAATTCTTGCCGTGATCATATCTCTTTTGAACGGGCGGACACCGGAGGAAATTCTTTCCTATGAACCGCGTTTTATTAAAGAGACGAATATTGCAAAAGAAATATCTACCGATCGTTTTGACGGATTGCACTCGGTGGTCAGAGATATACAGTTATATGCAGGGAGGCAGATAAATGGATGCGAAAAGCCGCAGGGAGCTGGTAATCCGAATTCTGAATAA
- a CDS encoding fucose isomerase, which produces MIKRGLDVKLNVKPIFLGLQHQYYYEGPCRFAKGEALTPEYEAILAQELQKDFFKLCEEKLPKEAVNLLEPVFLPCCDDWRIPEEAFTKMTTDKDEIDVFMMSGGIARSGLLIELAQRTKKPIMQDPATCCDLTAVTAVIRNMGIECAAPLTWKGVAAQMRVWRVRKALKEANVLLGVRFDSNVSKSANDTFLSLERATEKFGTNFRFINLHELLDYMQPLPEGGNYTTPGRLNTPNITEEDIKEAEELADELLGGADEAGISREAMVNSCKAYVEVKKLLDFHDCCGFTVPCPDTCSTRRINEMQFTFCLTHSLLNEQGIPSACEYDVDGVLTMLILSTISNHAPFMGNTNPLVYLEEENTIRPMRRFHIEDLADVEDLTNLYHSAHSTPNRKLKSIDGENLPYAVRHFAYDQGFGAVFRYDWKRDKGQKITICRISPDCTKLFVGKGEIVGGGDYDLDNCNGYVVYRVADQEKFYNAQLYFGNHLPFVYGDYVKELEMLGEALGLEVFSV; this is translated from the coding sequence ATGATCAAAAGAGGACTGGATGTAAAACTCAATGTAAAACCGATCTTTCTTGGTTTACAGCATCAGTACTATTATGAGGGACCTTGTCGTTTCGCAAAAGGGGAAGCCCTGACACCGGAATATGAGGCTATTCTGGCGCAGGAGCTTCAGAAGGATTTTTTTAAGCTCTGCGAAGAGAAGCTTCCGAAGGAAGCGGTGAATCTTCTGGAGCCGGTATTTCTGCCATGCTGTGATGACTGGAGAATTCCGGAGGAAGCATTTACAAAGATGACCACGGACAAGGATGAGATTGATGTATTCATGATGTCCGGCGGCATCGCGCGAAGCGGTCTCTTGATCGAGCTGGCCCAGAGAACAAAAAAGCCGATTATGCAGGATCCGGCAACCTGCTGTGACCTTACAGCTGTGACGGCGGTGATTCGCAATATGGGTATCGAGTGCGCAGCACCCTTGACTTGGAAAGGTGTTGCTGCACAGATGAGAGTTTGGAGAGTCCGTAAGGCGTTGAAGGAGGCAAATGTTCTTCTGGGAGTTCGATTTGATTCCAATGTATCCAAATCTGCAAATGATACCTTCCTGTCACTGGAAAGAGCCACTGAAAAATTCGGGACTAATTTCCGGTTTATCAACCTGCATGAACTGCTTGATTATATGCAGCCGCTACCGGAGGGTGGTAATTATACAACACCGGGACGACTGAACACACCGAATATTACCGAGGAAGATATCAAGGAAGCGGAAGAATTGGCGGATGAACTTCTTGGCGGCGCTGATGAAGCCGGTATTTCCCGTGAGGCAATGGTTAATTCCTGTAAGGCTTATGTTGAGGTAAAAAAGCTTCTTGATTTTCATGATTGCTGCGGTTTTACAGTTCCATGTCCGGATACTTGCTCCACAAGAAGAATCAATGAGATGCAGTTTACTTTCTGCCTGACCCATTCCTTATTAAATGAGCAGGGAATTCCATCTGCATGTGAATATGATGTGGATGGCGTGCTTACAATGCTCATTCTTTCCACAATCTCCAATCATGCACCATTTATGGGCAATACAAATCCGCTTGTATATCTGGAAGAGGAAAATACGATCCGTCCGATGCGCCGCTTCCATATCGAAGATCTTGCGGATGTGGAGGATCTGACCAACTTGTATCATTCAGCACATTCCACACCAAACAGGAAGCTTAAGAGTATCGACGGAGAAAACCTTCCATATGCAGTTCGCCATTTTGCGTATGATCAGGGGTTTGGTGCAGTATTCCGCTATGACTGGAAGCGGGATAAAGGGCAGAAGATCACAATTTGCCGCATTTCCCCCGATTGTACCAAGCTTTTTGTCGGAAAAGGTGAGATTGTAGGCGGTGGTGATTATGATCTGGATAACTGTAATGGTTATGTTGTTTACCGTGTTGCGGATCAGGAGAAATTCTATAATGCGCAGCTTTATTTTGGCAATCATTTGCCGTTCGTTTACGGTGACTATGTAAAAGAGCTTGAAATGCTTGGGGAAGCACTTGGACTTGAGGTGTTTTCTGTTTAA
- a CDS encoding DMT family transporter, producing the protein MRKTAAAYLGLILVFVLWGSLYVVSSVVLQYMPTFAVMFCRFVIAFAALSIIVKAGTRKWNPDGTDEQGRKTKTDGPGWKYVILLGVLGYAVGVGVQLMGTKYAGSSMASLINSLNPVAISLMAVPILHEKLTGNKIIGILLAVFGVYLILGTGGTVNLPGILMSLASVLLWSLVSVMTRQGLAKNNPLVITRNAIGVAAVCEFIFAVAEHVLTHSTIHLNGGVIAGLLYLGVFCTGVSYILWNQGLAVLPASSCSALYPIQPLTSTVMGVIFFHETVGLSFAAGAVFILVGVLLCLLGAKRMKHRKTDGQPLYH; encoded by the coding sequence GTGAGAAAAACCGCAGCCGCTTATCTGGGCCTTATTCTTGTGTTTGTTTTATGGGGAAGTCTTTACGTGGTGAGTTCCGTTGTCCTGCAGTATATGCCGACCTTCGCCGTCATGTTCTGCCGATTCGTGATTGCCTTCGCTGCTTTAAGCATTATCGTGAAAGCCGGAACCCGGAAATGGAACCCGGACGGAACGGACGAACAGGGACGCAAAACAAAAACAGACGGTCCAGGATGGAAGTACGTGATCCTTCTGGGTGTCCTCGGCTACGCGGTCGGCGTCGGCGTCCAGCTGATGGGCACCAAATACGCAGGTTCTTCGATGGCATCACTCATCAATTCACTGAACCCGGTCGCCATCTCACTTATGGCAGTGCCGATTCTTCACGAAAAACTCACCGGGAACAAAATCATCGGCATCCTTCTGGCAGTGTTTGGCGTCTATCTGATCCTCGGGACGGGCGGAACTGTCAATTTGCCTGGCATTCTGATGTCGCTTGCCTCCGTCCTTCTGTGGTCCCTCGTCTCCGTCATGACCCGTCAGGGTCTTGCAAAAAATAATCCGCTCGTCATCACAAGAAATGCCATAGGCGTAGCGGCAGTATGCGAATTCATCTTCGCAGTGGCCGAACACGTCCTGACTCATTCCACGATTCACCTCAATGGAGGTGTGATCGCAGGCCTTTTATATCTCGGAGTCTTCTGCACCGGCGTCTCCTATATTTTGTGGAACCAGGGACTGGCTGTGCTTCCGGCAAGCAGCTGCTCGGCGCTCTATCCCATACAGCCGCTAACCTCCACCGTTATGGGGGTGATTTTCTTTCACGAAACCGTTGGCCTTTCCTTCGCCGCCGGGGCTGTCTTCATCCTTGTCGGCGTCCTGCTGTGCCTGTTGGGCGCAAAGCGGATGAAACACCGGAAAACGGACGGTCAGCCCCTATATCATTGA
- a CDS encoding FMN-binding protein → MSQTISRVVNVCLIAGLLFVYQQAAAERKQSTEMYEKQKEQVEELAKSYRKQAVQKEASSAGTEETNKEGTYKDGTYEGTGTGYGGKISVKAVITGGRIKEVKIISAKGEDSAYLSQASKLLDQIVEEQSTDLDAVSGATYSSNGILDAADDALEGAR, encoded by the coding sequence ATGAGTCAAACAATAAGCAGAGTGGTGAATGTCTGCCTGATAGCAGGCTTGCTGTTCGTATACCAGCAGGCCGCCGCGGAACGAAAGCAGAGTACGGAAATGTATGAAAAGCAGAAGGAACAGGTGGAGGAATTGGCGAAATCCTACCGGAAGCAGGCAGTTCAGAAAGAGGCATCTTCCGCAGGCACGGAAGAAACTAATAAGGAAGGAACTTATAAGGACGGGACGTATGAAGGAACCGGAACCGGATATGGCGGGAAAATTTCAGTGAAAGCTGTTATTACAGGCGGTCGGATCAAAGAAGTGAAAATCATTTCCGCCAAAGGGGAAGACAGTGCCTACCTTTCACAGGCGTCCAAGCTGTTGGATCAGATTGTGGAAGAGCAGAGTACAGATTTGGACGCGGTGTCCGGCGCGACTTATTCTTCGAACGGAATTTTAGACGCGGCGGATGATGCCCTGGAAGGAGCCCGGTAG